In one window of Chryseobacterium viscerum DNA:
- a CDS encoding efflux RND transporter periplasmic adaptor subunit, whose product MKKIILSSIILFAVSCKDNTPQQNKEPEIVMKGDQVTVPENNPIFKKIKTRIVTKQEHSDRVISAGTIQAIPNHYAEIASPFSGRITKSFIQLGQNISAGSPLFEILSSDYFSVQKDYTDALNDVQLADKNYRRQQDLVKHGVGIQKELDEAETDFKNKKTSLSNASSALKVYNSKGGGIGSPLIVRAPISGEIISNKIVNGQYLKGDADPVMIIAELSKVWISGDVKEKDIRFVHPGDQVSVKVSAYPDRNITGKVYHINEIVDEDTRSIKVLIECDNPDRKLKPGMYATVNFSTTPEKTVMIPVTALMQQDNSQYVWVKTGKSQYTKRSVTTGETNQEKVRIISGLQPGETIMTEGGIYMLDAK is encoded by the coding sequence ATGAAAAAGATAATCTTAAGTAGTATTATTCTCTTTGCAGTCTCCTGTAAAGACAATACACCTCAGCAAAACAAAGAACCGGAAATAGTGATGAAAGGCGACCAGGTCACCGTTCCGGAAAACAATCCCATTTTCAAGAAAATTAAAACCCGGATTGTAACCAAGCAGGAACACAGTGATAGAGTAATTTCAGCAGGAACTATTCAGGCTATTCCTAATCATTATGCGGAAATTGCAAGCCCTTTTTCCGGAAGAATTACAAAATCATTTATTCAGCTTGGACAAAATATTTCTGCCGGAAGTCCTCTTTTTGAAATCCTTTCTTCAGATTATTTTTCGGTTCAAAAGGATTATACAGATGCCCTGAATGATGTACAGCTTGCCGACAAAAACTACAGACGCCAGCAGGATCTCGTAAAACATGGGGTTGGTATTCAAAAAGAACTGGATGAAGCGGAAACCGATTTTAAAAATAAAAAAACATCCCTCTCTAATGCTTCTTCTGCCTTGAAAGTCTATAACAGTAAAGGTGGAGGTATAGGAAGTCCTCTTATTGTAAGAGCTCCCATCAGTGGAGAGATCATTTCCAACAAAATTGTAAACGGCCAATACCTGAAAGGAGATGCTGATCCGGTAATGATTATCGCAGAATTATCCAAAGTATGGATTTCCGGTGACGTAAAAGAAAAAGACATCCGCTTTGTTCATCCCGGAGATCAGGTTTCTGTAAAAGTAAGTGCGTATCCGGACAGAAATATTACCGGAAAAGTATATCACATCAATGAAATTGTAGACGAAGATACCCGAAGTATTAAAGTCCTTATTGAATGTGATAATCCGGACAGAAAACTAAAACCGGGGATGTATGCTACCGTTAATTTTTCAACAACTCCTGAAAAAACGGTGATGATTCCCGTAACCGCTTTGATGCAGCAGGACAACTCCCAATATGTATGGGTAAAAACAGGCAAGAGTCAATATACAAAACGTTCTGTGACAACAGGAGAAACCAATCAGGAAAAAGTAAGAATCATTTCAGGCTTACAACCCGGAGAAACCATCATGACCGAAGGCGGAATTTATATGCTGGATGCAAAATAA
- a CDS encoding EamA family transporter — protein MKKLNIAIPATLLAIICVQGGASIAKQLFPAIGAIGTVTLRIVLSAVLLTVINRPKFLEFNRQKWKYCAIYGIGLAAMNLIFYMAIQRIPLGLAVTVEFAGPLFLALVLSRKLLDVAWALLACVGILLIVPWQNDHVDLVGLGLAFLAGMFWALYIIMGGKVSKIMDGKDAVTTGMIFASMVIIPFTIWDGAVFNLTPTIFVKGLGVAILSSALPFSLEMMALKRLPAKTFSILMSLEPAFAALSGLVFLSEKLSFLQWISIACVITASIGTTIFNKKSLSHE, from the coding sequence ATGAAAAAATTAAACATAGCGATACCCGCTACATTGTTAGCGATCATATGTGTACAGGGAGGAGCTTCTATTGCCAAGCAGCTTTTTCCTGCCATTGGAGCTATTGGTACAGTTACTTTAAGAATTGTACTTTCAGCTGTTTTGCTTACGGTGATTAATCGTCCGAAATTTTTAGAGTTTAACAGACAGAAATGGAAATATTGTGCGATATACGGAATAGGTCTGGCAGCAATGAATCTTATTTTTTATATGGCAATTCAAAGAATTCCATTAGGGTTGGCGGTTACCGTAGAGTTTGCAGGACCTTTATTTCTTGCATTGGTATTGTCCCGTAAACTATTGGATGTCGCATGGGCATTATTGGCATGTGTGGGAATTCTGCTGATTGTTCCTTGGCAGAATGATCATGTGGATTTGGTAGGACTTGGGCTTGCCTTTCTTGCAGGAATGTTCTGGGCTCTTTATATCATAATGGGTGGAAAGGTTTCAAAAATAATGGATGGAAAAGATGCCGTAACTACCGGGATGATATTTGCAAGTATGGTGATTATTCCCTTTACAATATGGGATGGTGCTGTTTTTAATCTTACTCCCACTATTTTTGTAAAAGGGCTGGGAGTAGCTATTCTTTCAAGTGCTTTGCCATTTTCGCTGGAAATGATGGCTTTGAAAAGACTTCCTGCAAAAACATTCAGTATTCTGATGAGCCTTGAACCTGCATTTGCTGCGCTTTCAGGATTGGTTTTTCTTTCTGAAAAGTTATCTTTCTTACAGTGGATTTCTATTGCCTGTGTGATTACGGCGAGTATTGGAACTACTATTTTCAATAAGAAATCTCTTTCTCATGAGTAA
- a CDS encoding ATP-binding protein: MKIRTRLTLLFTLITAMLLSAYSVSIYYSSKEAREKSFYSELQNEAIAKADLFFRSSLPEQEMHKLYKNNTRTLNEVQVAIYDANKQLVYHDDAKVDYVKETPEMLSQIFQEKRINFFLNDLQVIGMVYHYEGKTYAVTAAAYDQYGYEYLTHLLTISIISFFSILILIYLSGIFLSKKALSPLSEMVAQIKKITAGKLQLRLKTTKEKDELNELAQNFNGMLERLENSFDSQKHFVSNISHELRTPLSAIITELELASEKDKTKAEYQETIQYALEDARNMVKLSNSLMDLAKASYDPNEISFSELRLDEILLESYTKIVKENSGYKVSLNIDDAVEEHELIIQGNEYLLQVAFNNLIDNACKYSPEHICSIDVRTNSKILLISFANTGNIIPKEDLEHIFKPFYRSETSRQEKGHGIGLFLTEKIILLHHAKITVVSDHNETVFTVIFDII; this comes from the coding sequence ATGAAAATAAGAACCAGACTTACACTGCTTTTTACCTTAATTACTGCAATGCTTTTAAGTGCTTACAGCGTTTCGATTTATTATTCATCCAAAGAAGCCAGAGAAAAGTCTTTTTACAGCGAACTTCAGAACGAAGCGATTGCCAAAGCAGATTTGTTTTTCCGAAGTTCACTGCCGGAGCAGGAAATGCATAAGCTTTATAAAAACAATACCAGAACACTTAATGAAGTTCAGGTAGCCATTTATGATGCCAATAAACAACTGGTTTATCATGACGATGCCAAGGTAGATTATGTAAAGGAAACCCCGGAAATGCTTTCGCAGATATTCCAGGAAAAGAGAATCAATTTCTTTTTAAATGATTTGCAGGTGATCGGGATGGTCTATCATTATGAGGGAAAAACTTATGCGGTAACCGCCGCAGCCTATGATCAATATGGATATGAATATCTCACTCATCTTCTTACCATCAGCATTATTTCGTTCTTCAGTATTTTAATATTGATTTATCTTTCAGGAATATTTCTTTCCAAGAAGGCATTGAGTCCACTCAGTGAGATGGTCGCCCAGATTAAAAAAATTACAGCCGGGAAATTACAGTTGCGTCTGAAAACAACAAAGGAAAAAGATGAACTTAATGAACTTGCTCAAAATTTTAACGGAATGCTGGAAAGGCTGGAAAACTCTTTTGATTCACAAAAGCATTTTGTATCCAATATTTCACATGAATTGAGAACGCCTCTATCTGCCATTATTACTGAACTGGAACTGGCTTCTGAAAAAGATAAAACCAAAGCAGAATATCAGGAAACCATCCAATATGCACTGGAAGATGCACGAAATATGGTGAAACTTTCCAATAGTTTAATGGACCTCGCCAAAGCAAGTTATGATCCTAACGAGATCAGCTTTTCCGAACTTCGCCTTGATGAAATTCTTCTGGAATCTTATACTAAAATCGTAAAAGAGAATTCCGGATATAAAGTTTCATTAAACATAGACGATGCGGTAGAAGAGCACGAACTTATCATCCAGGGAAATGAATATCTTCTACAGGTGGCCTTTAATAATCTTATTGATAATGCCTGTAAATATTCGCCAGAACACATTTGTTCAATAGATGTCAGAACCAATTCCAAGATTCTTTTAATTAGTTTTGCCAATACAGGAAACATCATTCCTAAAGAAGATTTGGAACATATTTTCAAACCTTTTTACAGAAGCGAAACATCCAGACAGGAGAAAGGACACGGAATAGGGCTTTTCCTTACCGAGAAAATTATTCTCCTCCACCATGCAAAAATTACAGTGGTATCAGATCATAATGAGACTGTTTTTACTGTGATATTTGATATCATTTAA
- a CDS encoding response regulator transcription factor, whose amino-acid sequence MPHILLVEDDDRLSKLIAKGFQEAKFEVTVAYDGITGLKLALQTNFDLIVTDIVLPKKNGLEFCNEIKALKPNLPVIMLTALGTTDDKLEGFDAGADDYLTKPFEMRELTARIKVLLKRFSQQRLQKVSVLQYEGIEMNLEQKTVSRDHTPIKLTPKEFNLLKFMLENSERVLSRSEIAEKVWETHFDTGTNFIDVYINYLRKKIDKDFETKLIHTKAGMGFILKKDYESGIVQ is encoded by the coding sequence ATGCCACATATTTTATTAGTTGAAGACGATGACAGGCTTTCCAAACTGATTGCAAAAGGATTTCAGGAAGCTAAATTTGAGGTAACCGTGGCTTATGACGGAATCACAGGTCTGAAACTGGCTTTGCAGACCAATTTTGATCTGATCGTCACAGATATTGTCCTTCCTAAAAAAAACGGCCTTGAATTTTGTAATGAAATCAAAGCATTAAAACCTAATCTTCCTGTCATTATGCTGACTGCACTGGGAACCACTGATGACAAACTGGAAGGATTTGATGCCGGAGCTGATGATTATCTGACCAAACCTTTTGAAATGCGGGAACTGACAGCAAGGATCAAAGTACTTCTGAAACGTTTTTCACAACAGAGGCTGCAAAAAGTTTCTGTTCTTCAATATGAGGGAATTGAAATGAATCTGGAGCAGAAAACGGTGAGCAGGGATCATACTCCAATAAAACTGACTCCGAAAGAATTTAATCTTTTAAAATTTATGCTGGAAAATTCAGAAAGAGTCCTTTCCCGAAGTGAAATTGCAGAGAAAGTATGGGAAACCCACTTTGATACGGGAACCAATTTTATTGATGTATACATTAACTATCTCCGAAAAAAGATTGATAAAGATTTTGAGACCAAACTTATCCACACCAAAGCCGGTATGGGATTTATTCTGAAGAAAGACTACGAATCAGGCATTGTACAGTAA
- a CDS encoding YiiX/YebB-like N1pC/P60 family cysteine hydrolase — translation MSEFKIFFSKRIKEIIAVGILSFLMILLVQCSHVYQSNVELKNGDLLFVTAKESGLSGAINNVTQKQKTASFDHIGILEKECHHMFVLHAAPKGGSQKQDLKDFIKDQKEEGQEIIVYRLKPEYQKTISGAIEKANSMLGKPYNFNYILDENSYYCSDFVERAFRDDHIFKLEPMTFIDPKTGKTNTFWEEFYTKKNIKVPEGEPGCNPNGLAGSEKLERINKL, via the coding sequence ATGTCTGAATTTAAAATATTTTTTAGCAAAAGAATCAAAGAAATTATTGCTGTAGGAATTTTATCCTTTTTAATGATTTTACTGGTTCAGTGTAGTCACGTTTATCAAAGTAATGTAGAACTCAAAAATGGAGATCTTCTTTTTGTTACTGCCAAAGAATCCGGGCTTTCCGGAGCGATCAATAATGTCACTCAAAAACAAAAAACAGCTTCATTTGATCATATAGGAATTCTGGAAAAAGAATGTCACCATATGTTTGTACTGCATGCTGCTCCCAAAGGTGGTTCTCAAAAGCAGGATTTAAAAGACTTTATCAAAGACCAGAAAGAAGAAGGACAGGAAATCATTGTATATCGTCTGAAGCCGGAATATCAGAAAACAATTTCCGGAGCTATTGAAAAAGCCAATTCTATGCTTGGAAAACCTTACAATTTCAATTATATTCTGGATGAAAATTCATATTACTGTTCAGATTTTGTGGAAAGGGCTTTTCGGGATGATCATATTTTCAAACTGGAGCCAATGACATTTATTGATCCCAAAACAGGTAAAACAAATACGTTTTGGGAAGAATTTTATACCAAAAAAAATATCAAAGTCCCTGAAGGTGAGCCTGGTTGCAACCCCAACGGACTTGCCGGTTCTGAGAAACTGGAAAGAATAAATAAACTTTAA
- a CDS encoding NIL domain-containing protein has translation MITPNPGLQVLQNKINLPKKELLLEIELNGKMKFEHLMNTIYNQLGICHRVLSANVEYVNGYSFGSVQLYINVSSEDFQQLEIYLNKNKLMNTTVEYICRKYF, from the coding sequence ATGATTACACCTAATCCAGGCCTGCAGGTTTTACAAAATAAAATAAACCTGCCTAAAAAAGAATTGTTATTGGAAATAGAGTTGAATGGCAAAATGAAATTTGAACATTTAATGAATACCATCTACAATCAATTGGGCATCTGTCATAGAGTGTTATCCGCTAACGTAGAATATGTGAACGGATATAGTTTTGGTTCAGTACAGTTATATATTAATGTAAGTTCAGAAGATTTTCAGCAGCTTGAGATCTATCTGAATAAAAATAAACTTATGAATACGACGGTGGAGTATATCTGCAGAAAGTATTTTTAA